From Geotalea uraniireducens Rf4:
CGGCTCGTGGCATGATGTCCAATATACACGATCTTGATGCTAAGTCAACAAATCAACTACGTCCCCCTAGCCCGCGTCCCCCTAGCCCGTCCAAGCCACTTGCGAAGAATCTCACGATCCATGGGAATGTTACTCATCAGCCAGTTCTGGCAGATATTGTCGTAACACCCCGTGATATCCGCTTCTAATACCCATGGTGCTGAGTTCGGTTTGCTCAGTGCGTTGAAAGCTGCGGCGGTGGCGTCGGCGCACCTGCGGCCTTCCCGGAATCCATAGGAATTGCCGTCAGCCGTGGTTTCCGCCACCGGAGCCAGCGCCTGCTTGTACAGCGCCTGCATGGCCCGATCCAGCATGGTGGGTATTGATAACGGTCGTTTCTTCCCGTTCTTCTTCGGGATGTAGATTCTTCTCAGTGGTTGCGGCTTATAGCCACGTCGGCGCAGGCTGCATGCAGCGCGCCATCTGGCTTTGGCGGTTTTCCAGAGAATTCCGTCAACGCCAGGGGTTTTCTTGCCTTTATTCGAAGTCACTCGTTTTACTGCCAACAGCTTGGCGTGGAACGAGCGGGTCAGCAGGTGTTGCAGGGCTCTCACCCTGTTCCACCGGTTTTCCAGCACAGCCTTTGCGATACGGATTTGCAGCCTCCTGACTTCGCGGCGGGCGGTCTTCCAATCAACCTTGCCCCATGTTCCGCTCTTGCCTCTGGGCGCACCGGCCGGAGCCGTCTTTTGCTTTCCCATCTACAGAGGTTCTCCAAATGATCTCGCAACGGAACACCAGTCGGACGTGGGCGCGCCATTTCGCCGAGGGGATGGAAGGATGTTCCCCGGTTTTAACGCGAGCCATGTTTCATGCTCTATCCACCCTGTTACCGGGCGGCATTTGCTTTTTCCGACCTCTTACTTTCGCCCCTCCATCTGTCTGCCTTGCGGTCGGCTTGCCATGTATCGCGTTCATGGCGGAGTGACGACTTTTCCACGTTCCGCGTGATTATCTTAACGGACAACTTAGGTGCGGTCTGAACGCCGGTGGCTCAACAATCCCGTGCAGTGACGTTAATGCACTGCAACCTGGCCACGCATGTTTACGCTGGGAAACATGCATATCCCCTGATAACTCCCGTAGGGTAGAAGCCCATCTGACGGCGCGTCAACGACCATTCACTTAATTTCACCATATTGTCCTGCCCTAGCCCTTAACCGGATGGAGTTTCCGGAGGGGTTCTCCTGTCGCCATTCAAACCCGATTCGGTACATTGTCAGCGGGCTTCGCACCAAGTACACAGCGCGTACCCAGCACGCCGCCTAGGGCGCTGAAGGGGATACTTCAGGTGCTTGATAGATAAAACAATAACAATATCAAGTACATATAATCACGCGACATCGTGTCGCGAATAACGGTTCGGGAGATCACCTGACAGCTTCTTGGTCAGGTGCATCTTCCTTGTTGGGTTGTTGACCCTCATCTTCCCTTCGCATGCTCTTCCTCCCGGGTCCGTTTTTATTTTTTTGTTACGGAATAAAAATCAATGCCCGCACTGGTAAGTACTACCAATTGGTTATTATGGAACTCAAGCCTCCTGTCCCATGAGGTAGTCGGAAGACCGATAGTGGTAATTTCATCAATTATTGTTTTGTTTACGGCGTCGTAAACAACTATCTTCTTGTCAAACATATTGCTGACCCAGACCTCTCCGTTATGATATGCAATGCCGGTATCTCTGTCTCCTCTGCTTAAGAAGTGGGTTCTCTGGCCGTTGCTTGGGTTGATGGTATCTATTTCTCCTGTTCCTGACGAAATCCATAGATTGGTTCCATCCCAAGACAGATCTGTTGGTCCAAGTATTGAAGTAGAAGACATATTTCTAATAATTTGCCCTGTCGAGGGATCAACTTGAACAAGTTTATTGTTGTTCCCTGCAACCGAAATCCAGATCGACGCGCCATCCCAGGTAATGCCATAAACCCCTGTTCCTAAAACCTCAATCAGGTTTTGATAAACATAGTAAGCAAGGGATGCTCCCGTGTTGGGATTGAAGCAGGTAAGGCTGTGAGAAGAACCATTATGAACACCAGACATGATCCATATATTGTCATTGTTGTCGAATGCAAACCCAACTGGATTTCCCACCGGCACAGCAATACTTCGTTGGGCGGTAACTGCATAAACGGCATCGGTACTGCTTCCACCTGTTCCGCTGCCCCCACCACAAGATGCTAGCAATAACGTCAGCAATGAAAAAAATAACGACTTGATAATCTTAGATGACATACTTCTTCCACTCCTTTTTATTTTATTCCGTCAATTTCATATTTTCATTCGTCCAACGGTTCGCGCAGTTGACCCGTTCGGGCAGCCTTTCCGCCCGACCGGTGTCCAACTGCCTGGTTGTAACCTTTTGCTTTCTCTCGTTTTTACATTTGTCTTAAAGTACTTCCCTGTTTTTTTCTCTTCTCATAAAGCAATAAAGCAGGTACGTCCCCCTAGGTTTTCTCAACCGCGGCGCGCAGCCTCGATTGCGGCGATGTCGATCTTTCTCATCTGCATCATCGCATCGAACGCACGCTTGGCGGCAGCGGGATCGGGATCGGTTATCGCTTTCGTCAGCGCCACCGGCGTGATTTGCCAGGAGAGGCCCCATTTGTCCTTGCACCAGCCGCACGCACTTTCTTGGCCGCCGTTGCCGACGATTGCGTTCCAGTATCGATCGGTTTCGGCCTGGTCGGCGGTTGCGACCTGAAACGAGAATGCTTCGTTGTGCTTGAACGCTGGTCCGCCATTGAGCCCGAGGCAAGGAATTCCCATCACGGTAAACTCGACCGTCAACACATCACCTTTCTTCCCGGACGGATAGTCTCCCGGTGCGAGGTGCACCGCGTTGACGGATGAATCGGGAAAGGTCTTGGCGTAAAAGCGCGCCGCGTCCTCGGCGTCGCCATCGTACCAAAGGCAAATCGTGTTCTTTGCTGGCTTGGTCATGTCATTTCTCCTTTGTGATTAGACACCCTACGCCGGAGTAAACGATGCGCTCGCAGTCGAAGGGCATTGGCTCGGCGGACAACGAATAAGACTTTATGCGGTGCGTAGCGAAGCGGAGCCGCCGCATAAAGTCGTGTTGGACTAAACCGTCTTCGGGCCTGTGCACGTGCTATCTGGATTTTTATACCGATTTTTGTCTTTGGGTGCGTGGATAATACGGGTTTTATGAGGGCAATTCAATAAAGAATTGTTGTTGATTGTCTCATTTATCAGAATTTCTCTGATTCCCTGCCTTGTTTAACCATCGGACTTTACAATTTTTGCCAACTTCGGGCGCAGTTGTGGCGTTGCGCCGGTTTTGTCCCGCGCTGCTTTTCACTGTTTTGTCGTTATTGTCCGTGCCCTTCCTTGCGGCGGGCTTCTCGCTTTACGCGGCAGCCAGCTGATTATCACCATTGTCCCCTCTTCACAGCAGGGACAGCGGCGCTCTGCCGGTGGCGGAGAAGTCTCTTCGTTCTTTTCTTCTTTTGTCTTTCTTCTCTCTGCAAGCAGGAGCTGCAACCGTTTCAGGGTTACTCTATTTCCTGGACTTAAAAGTCCGTAGTAGCGGACCTTGTGAAACCCCTGCGGCAGGACGTGCTGCAGGTAGCGACGCAGGAACTCCTTTACCGGTAGCCGCATATTCTTCCACTCTCTGGTGTCGGAATTCTGGTAGCGGAAGACGACCTGACCGTTATCCAGGGCAAGAATACGGTTATTGGTAATGGCGATGCGGTGGACGTATCTGCCAAGGTAATGGAACACCTTTTTTGCCCGGTTGAAGGTCGGTTTGCAGAAGACCACCCACTCCTTGTCCCAGACTTGCCCAGGAAAGATCACCTCGGGAAGTGCTTTTCTGGCCATCTTCATGAACCGGTAGCGAAAGCCCTTTGACAGGGCTTTCACCGGCACGAGGTACTTCTTGCGGGACTCCCGCCATTGGCCGTCTTTATCAAGTCCGCCGGCGGGGACCAGCATATGCACGTGGGGATGGTGCTCCAGAGCTCTTGTCCAGGTATGCAGGACGGCGAGGATGCCGAGTTTGCCGCCGACGAACTTGGGATCGAGTCCGATTGCGGCGAGGGTTTCCACTGCTGCCTGCATGAGGATGGCGTAGAGTACCTTCTGGTGTTTGCGTACCGGGTCTCTCAGTTCTGACGGAAGGGTGAAGACCAGATGAAAGTAGCGTACCGGCAGGAGTTCGCCTTCTCTCTTGGTCAGCCAGAGCTTTGTTTCATTACCGTGGCATTTGGGACAGCTTCTGTTTTTGCAGGAGTGGTAGAGGTATTGTTGATGGCCGCAATCTTCACACTCATCGACATGTCCTCCCATGCTTTCGGAAATCAGGGACATAATACGGATTATGAACACCATGTCACCCATCTTCACTGGGATTTCAGCTTGTGGAGTGATAACGGTCCAAGTCATGAAAAATCACTTTTGTGATTCTCTTAGCCCTCAATACATCTCCCTTCACGGCTTAATATACGCATTCAGCCCGATTGTCACAGGCTTGCCGTCAACTTCGGCTGTGGTAACGGCATTCCCCCGTGTGCTTGCAACCACCAGGGTTTTCCCGGATGGAAACTAGTTCATCTGACAGGCAAACTGCGGCCATCGTTGGGGGTGGTGTTTAACTGAGGTGAAGGCCGCGATGGCGGATTTGGTGGTAGCAGAAAGAAAAGGGAGCCCTGGGCGGCTCCCTTTTCTGTGGTATCATATGGCAAAAGCAGGTAAAGTTGGCAAACGGTCTTGATCTGTGCCCACGGGGATAAATTAATGTAATTATTTTTGTATCCTATTCAGCCGCTTACTTTATCATGGTTTTTCAGTTACTTTGGCGTTCCTCATAACCCCTCCCGACCTCCCCTTAGCTTAAGGGGAGGGGTGTTATCAGTTCCCCCTCTTTGGTTAAGAGGGGGTTAGGGGGAGTTACGGCCTGACAGGAGCTGAATAGTTACTTATTTTTCAACTATTGGAGTTCAAATGGAAACAATCCAGATTCTGAAAAAATCCCTCCTCTTCTCCGGCCTGGACGACGAACACCTGGCTGAGGTGGCGGTTATTGCCATCAAACGCACCTTTGCCAAGGGGGAATCGCTTTTCAACGATGGTGATGTGGCCAACGGTTTCTATCTGCTGGCGGAGGGATCCATGAAGCTCTGCAAGATGTCGCCGGACGGCAGGGAAAAGGTGCTCCATTTCGTCCATGCCGGCGAGACCTTTGCCGAAGCGGCCTTTTTCGGCGACGGCAAATATCCGGCCGAGGCCAAGGCCATGGAGAAGGGGGAAGCGCTGTTCTTTCCCCGGGAGGCGTTCATGGGGCTTCTGGAGAGAAACCCGCGTTTTTCTCTCAACTTGATTGTTTCGCTCTCGCTTCTGTTGCGCCGATTTGCCCGGCAGATCGAAGAACTCTCCTTTGCCGATGTGCCGGCGCGTCTGGCCGCCTACCTGGTGGAGATGGCCGGGAAGAAATCCACCACCTTCCAGGGGAAGACCTATATCGATCTGGACATGAAAAAAGGGGAACTCGCCTCACGCCTCGGCACGGTCAGCGAGACCCTTTCCCGCACCTTCAGGAAACTGAAAGAGGAGGGGCTTATCGAGGTGGAGGGAGGACGGGTGGTTGTCAACGATATGGAGAGACTCAAGGGGCTGGTGGGGAAACAACAGTGAGGCGATCTATCCAGCGCCGGTAGGTGAGAACCCTTTCGATGAAGTCCTTGTGGATGGCCACGTCGCACAGGCGACCTTCTTCCTCCACCGGCAGCAGCGGGAAGTGTCTGACAATTGCATCGGCAAAAAGCCCCCGGCCGCTTTCCACCGGGACCCCCCGGTTGTAGACCTTGACGCGAAAGAGGCCGGAACTGGGCGAATTTTTCTTGAAGATAAAGCCGCACAGCTCTTCTTTCTCCAGCTCGCTGACTTTTTCCCGGCAAAAAGCAAGCATCTGTTCCGTCAGGTCCTGCCTGGTTTTGATGGTCATGAGGCGTGGGGCGGCCGGGTCGCCCTCCAGGCGCATTGCCTCCCGCGGCGTGGAAAGGCCGCAGCCGACTTCCGGGCAGACCCCGACAAAGGTGAAGAACTTTCCCAGGGTGTCGGTGATGAAGGGGGCGTGCTTGTGTCCTCCGTCAAAACGGACGTTTTCCCCCAGCAGGCACGAGCTTATCCCGATCTTGATCGATGCTGTTGCGATGTCTTTTCCCATGCGGATACTTTAGCACGGTTCATGACAGAGGTGTATTTGAATCTGTTATTGATTCGGTGGTTAAACATATCAATGGTAGGGGCGAGGCTTGCCTCGCCCAATCGGGCAGGGGCTGCCCTGCCATACCTCAGTGTTTTACATGTTTAGCCACCGGAGCAATAAATAAATGATTGTGGTGAAAAGTCGTGGAATAGCCTTGAAAAAACGGTTCATGCTGGTATACTTTGGCCGTTTCCGCCTTGTGACAAAGGGTTTGCAAAGACAGTACGGAGGTTTGCTTGGATTGGGAGTGCTGCTGGACTAAAAACGAGATAACGCCTGAAGAATGTCCTTACATAACCGAAGGTGAAGAGGACCTCTATGGTTCGTTGCAGCGCAGGGTTGTCGATAAATGCATGGAGTGCCCCAGGTTCAAGAACGACCTCCAGCGCATGAAGGATCTTGCTTATCCGTTGTCCGAGGTATTGCCGCACATTATCTCCGGATACCGGGAACAGAAGGCCCGGATGGCCTCCATGGCCAGTTTCGTCAACCGGAAGACCCGGGAGATCAAGTTTCTCCACGAGTTGAACGTTGTATTGCAAACCTCCCTGGACCTGGATGAAGTGTTGTCCGTGGCTATGACCGCCATTACTGCCGGCAAAGGCTTTGGCATGAATCGGGCGTTCCTGCTCATGGCCGACAAGGAGCGGCAGTATCTCAAGGGATACCTGGGAGTAGGCCCGAGAAATTACGAGGAGGCCTGGCAGATCTGGCAGGATATCGATCGGACCAACAACACCCTCAGGGCGATGGCCAGGAATTTCCAGAGGACCAAACTCTCTTCCGAAAAAGTCAAATTCCAGGATATCCTGGAGAAGCTTTCGGTCCCCCTTGCCGATGAGAAGCATATCTTCAACCGGGCGCTCCGCGGTAAAAAACCGTTACTGGCTGAGAACGCTTTTCATAATCCTGATGTGGATCCCGGATTGGCGCGGATCCTTGGCGTAGACTGCTTTCTCGTCATGCCCCTCATTTCGAGAAAACGGCGTATCGGCATAATAATCGCCGACAACTGTGTGACCCACAAGCCGATTACCCCCCAGGACATGCAATCCATGGAGACCTTTGCCTTTCCCGTCGCCTTTGCCTTGGAACGGGCTTCCCTTTACGAACGGCTTCGGGAGGAGGTCACAAAACAGACCGCCGCCAACGTGAAGCTGAAGGAGCAGCAGGAACTGATCGTCAAGATGGAAAAGATGGCTTTGGTGGGAAAGATAACCTCCAGCATCGCCCATTCCATCAGGAATCCGTTGATGATTATCGGCGGATTTGCCCGCTCCCTGCTGAAGAGCAGCGCCGAGAACGATCAGAAAAGATCGTATCTGGAAACGATCGTGCAGGAGGCGAAGCAGCTTGAAGATGTCCTTGCCGAGGTGCTCAACTATTCGGACTCACTGTTCCCGGCCATGGACATGTGGGATGTAAACCAGCTTGTAACGGCCGTCTACAACGAATTGCGGGAGCGGCTGATGCAAAGGAGTATCCGCAGTTCTCTTGAGCCTGCGGCAGATTTGCCCATGGTCTGTATCGATTATAAGCAGATTGCCTACTGTGTCAGGGCGCTCATCATCAATGCCATGGAACTCATGACCGGCGGCGGTGAGATTTGGCTCAAAACGGCCCTGAATGGTGAATGCGTGACTGTCGAACTGAGCGATGACGGCCCGGCGCTGAGCCCTGAGGTGCGGGAGGCGCTGACCACCCCCTTTGTCGCTACCCAGGAAATGGGAACTGGTTCAGGCTTGCCTCTCTGCAGGACCATCCTTGAAAAACAGGGCAATGAGCTTTTAATCGGGGACCGCCGGGGGGGCGGGACTACCTATATTATCAAGCTTCCCATCACGAAAGGAGAAAGAGTACATGGCTAAATTGCTGGTTGTGGACGACGAAGCCAACATCAGGCTTCTCTACGCGCAGGAACTGAGCGACGAAGGGTATGAAGTGGTCACTGCCGCTTCTACAGCCGAGGCTGTGGAACAACTTGCCGGCAATAATTTCGACCTGGTTGTGCTCGACATAAAGCTGAAGAACGAAAGCGGCATAGAGCTCTTGCAGCAGATCGTCAAGGAGCGTCACGAACTGCCGGTGATACTCTCCACGGCGTTTTCCTGCTACAAGGATGATTTTTCCGCTTGGCTCGCAGACGGTTATGTGGTTAAGTCCAGTGACCTACAGGAACTGAAGGCAGAAATAAAGCGGGTGTTGGACAAGAAAAGCAGGATAAAAGCCGGATGAGGCCGATGTGACGTAAAGAGGCCCGGCCGGGGTGTCTGAAAAGACGAGCCGCAAACCGTATCTGCATGATAAATTTCCATTCTGAAAAGGAGTAATGTGTCTATGAAAGCAGTGATTATGGCGGGGGGATTCGGTACCCGCATGCAGCCCCTCACCTGTAATACGCCGAAACCGATGATCCCGCTCCTGAATCGTCCCATCATGCTCCATATAGTGGAACTCTTAAAGAAATACCAGATAACGGATCTGGTGATGCTCCTTTATCATCAGCCGAGTGTGATCAGGAACTTTTTTCGCGACGGCTCCGATTTCGGGGTGAAAATCACCTATGTCACGCCGCTTGAGGACATGGGGACGGCTGGCGCCGTGAAGTGCGCAGAGAAATTTCTCGATGAACGCTTCCTTATCATCAGTGGTGATCTTCTCACCGATTTCAACCTGCAGAAGGTCCTGAATTTTCACGAAGACAATAAAGCCCTGGCGACGATTACCCTGACGTCAGTGAAAGACCCGCTCCAGTTCGGCGTTGTCATTACGGATAAGGATAAAAGGATCACCCAGTTCCTGGAAAAGCCGGGCTGGGGCGAAGTAATTTCCGACACCATCAATACCGGCATCTATGTGCTTGAGCCGGAAATTTTCAAATACATTCCCGACGGGGAAAATTTCGACTTTTCCCAGGACCTTTTCCCGCTGCTCCTGAAAAAAAAGGAACCGCTCTTCGGTTTCCCTCTCAAGGGTTACTGGCGGGATATCGGCAATACCGATTCCTATAGGGAGGCTCACTACGACATCCTGCGCGGCAAGGTTTACGCCCGGATTGATGAGCAGAAGCAGGACCTGATCGGCAAAGATCTGCGCATCGGTGCAGACGTCAAGCTCGACCGGAACATAGGCCTGGACGGAACCGTGGTGATCGGCGACAATTCCCAGGTACAGGACAGCGCCCAGCTCAAGGATACGGTAATCGGCCGCAACTGCACCATCGAACCGGGGGTGCGCCTTTCCCGCTGCGTGATCTGGGACAACGTCTATATCAAGAAAGGGTCGAAACTCACCGACAGTGTCCTCTGCAACAATGTCAGCGTCGGTCAGGGTGTGGTCATGGAGGAAGGGACCATCGTTGCCGACGATACTTCCATCGGTGAAGAGGTGTATATCAAGCGCGATGTCAAGATCTGGCCGCGCAAGGTTATCGAGGGGGGCTCCACGGTGACCGGCAACCTGATCTGGGGAGAGCGATGGAAAAAATCGCTCTTTGAAGGGAAAATGATCAAGGGGCTTACCAATATCGAGCTGACCCCGGAATTCGTGGCGAAGCTCGGCTGCGCCTACGGCACGTCGCTTCCCAAGGGGAGCTTTGTCCTGGTCGGCCGTGATGCTTCCCTTTCTTCGCGGATGTTGAAACGGAGTTTTCTCGGCGGCATTCTCTCTGCCGGGGTGAACGTCCGCGACCTCAGGATGGTGCCGCTGCCGGTCCTCCGTTACAAACTCCGGACCTTCGGCGAAATGGGAGGTGTTCACTTCCGCCAGGCCATGGACGATCCGGCTTCAACTGAGATAGTGTTCCTCGATGGCGATGGCCTCGACTTCTCCAGTTCCATGGGTAAGAATATCGAGCGGATCTTTTACAAGGAGAACTTTCGCCGCGCCCATCACATGGAGCCGGGGGGAATCACCGAGCTGCCGCAGGTGTTCGAGTTCTACCGGGAAGGTTTCGCCCGTGCCATCAACCTGGAACTGGTGAAGAAGGCGGATTTCAAACTGGTCATCGACTTCAACCATTCCCCCGCCGGTCAGACCCTCCCGGCAATCCTCAACGACATGGGGTGTGAAGTGATCGGGATCAATGCCTATATCGACGAGGAGCGCGGGGCGAAGAAGACGGAGAAAAAAACGGAAAGCCTGCAGCAACTGGCAAAGATCGTTGCATCATTGGAGGCAAAGGCCGGTTTTTGGCTCGACCCTACCGCCGAAGAAGTTATCCTGGTGGACGAAACCGGCAAGATCTATGAGCCTTCGGAGCTACTGCCCCTGCTGGTGGCGTTGGCCCTCAAGAGCGGCGTGAGGGGCGCCTTTGCAGTGCCTGTATCCGCCCCGTCGGTCATTGAGCAGATAGCCAGTGAAAAGGGAAGCTCCGTACGTCGTACCAAGAGCGCCGAGCGGGCCATGATAGAGGCGGCACTTTCTTCGGAAGTAATTATGGCGGGCTCAATGGACGGCCGGTTCGCCTTCCCCAAATTCCAGGCAGCGTTTGACGGCATGTTCACCATCGCCAAGACCGTCGAGATGGCTGCGGCAGCAGGCATCCCCCTCTCGCGGATGCTTGAGGACATTCCCCGCCGCACCTTCCTCCAGGGAAAGGTGCCCTGCGTCTGGGAGATGAAAGGCGGGATCATGCGCAAGATGAGCGAGGACAGCCTGGACAAGGAGGCTACCTTCATCGACGGCATCAAGGTGCATTTCGGCGAAGATTGGGTGCTCGTGCTTCCCGACCAGTACAACCCGTTCGTTCATATCGTCGCCGAGGCCAAGGAACAGAAGGTCGCCCAGAAGCTTCTCGACGAATACCGGAAAAAAGTGGAAAAATGGAAGAAGGAGCTGCAATAGAGGCGGTTCAATAGAGCCGTTCGATGTTCGAAGTTCGAAGTTCTATGTTGAAAACCTCGAACCTCGAACCTCGAACCTCGAACCTCGAACAGGTTTTAACATGCCCAATCCCTTATACATAACCTTTCTCTGGCACATGCACCAGCCTTACTACAAGGACCCGCTCAGGGGGGAGTACACCCTTCCCTGGACGTATCTCCATGCCGTAAAGGATTATTACGACATGGCGGCCATTGTGGACGAAACTCCCGGCGTCAGGGTGGTATTCAATCTGGTCCCGTCACTTCTGGAGCAGATCCGGGACTATGCATCGGGCAGTGCAGTCGATCAGTTCCTGATCCATGGTCAGATGGCGCCGTCGGCTATGGCGGAGGAAGAGAGAATCTTTATCCTGGAAAACTTCTTCTCCGCCAACCGGCAGCGGATGATAGAGCCGTACAAACGGTATCTGGAACTCTACTGTCTTGCCGGTGACGGCGCGGGTGGGGGGATGCAGGAGCGGCTGCGCCATTTCCGCGACCAGGACATTCTCGATCTTCAGGTCTGGTTCTTCCTCGCCTGGACCGGCGAGGCTGCA
This genomic window contains:
- a CDS encoding DUF523 domain-containing protein, coding for MGKDIATASIKIGISSCLLGENVRFDGGHKHAPFITDTLGKFFTFVGVCPEVGCGLSTPREAMRLEGDPAAPRLMTIKTRQDLTEQMLAFCREKVSELEKEELCGFIFKKNSPSSGLFRVKVYNRGVPVESGRGLFADAIVRHFPLLPVEEEGRLCDVAIHKDFIERVLTYRRWIDRLTVVSPPAP
- a CDS encoding reverse transcriptase N-terminal domain-containing protein produces the protein MGKQKTAPAGAPRGKSGTWGKVDWKTARREVRRLQIRIAKAVLENRWNRVRALQHLLTRSFHAKLLAVKRVTSNKGKKTPGVDGILWKTAKARWRAACSLRRRGYKPQPLRRIYIPKKNGKKRPLSIPTMLDRAMQALYKQALAPVAETTADGNSYGFREGRRCADATAAAFNALSKPNSAPWVLEADITGCYDNICQNWLMSNIPMDREILRKWLGRARGTRARGT
- a CDS encoding VOC family protein yields the protein MTKPAKNTICLWYDGDAEDAARFYAKTFPDSSVNAVHLAPGDYPSGKKGDVLTVEFTVMGIPCLGLNGGPAFKHNEAFSFQVATADQAETDRYWNAIVGNGGQESACGWCKDKWGLSWQITPVALTKAITDPDPAAAKRAFDAMMQMRKIDIAAIEAARRG
- a CDS encoding response regulator, which encodes MAKLLVVDDEANIRLLYAQELSDEGYEVVTAASTAEAVEQLAGNNFDLVVLDIKLKNESGIELLQQIVKERHELPVILSTAFSCYKDDFSAWLADGYVVKSSDLQELKAEIKRVLDKKSRIKAG
- a CDS encoding IS91 family transposase; the protein is MTWTVITPQAEIPVKMGDMVFIIRIMSLISESMGGHVDECEDCGHQQYLYHSCKNRSCPKCHGNETKLWLTKREGELLPVRYFHLVFTLPSELRDPVRKHQKVLYAILMQAAVETLAAIGLDPKFVGGKLGILAVLHTWTRALEHHPHVHMLVPAGGLDKDGQWRESRKKYLVPVKALSKGFRYRFMKMARKALPEVIFPGQVWDKEWVVFCKPTFNRAKKVFHYLGRYVHRIAITNNRILALDNGQVVFRYQNSDTREWKNMRLPVKEFLRRYLQHVLPQGFHKVRYYGLLSPGNRVTLKRLQLLLAERRKTKEEKNEETSPPPAERRCPCCEEGTMVIISWLPRKARSPPQGRARTITTKQ
- a CDS encoding mannose-1-phosphate guanyltransferase, producing the protein MKAVIMAGGFGTRMQPLTCNTPKPMIPLLNRPIMLHIVELLKKYQITDLVMLLYHQPSVIRNFFRDGSDFGVKITYVTPLEDMGTAGAVKCAEKFLDERFLIISGDLLTDFNLQKVLNFHEDNKALATITLTSVKDPLQFGVVITDKDKRITQFLEKPGWGEVISDTINTGIYVLEPEIFKYIPDGENFDFSQDLFPLLLKKKEPLFGFPLKGYWRDIGNTDSYREAHYDILRGKVYARIDEQKQDLIGKDLRIGADVKLDRNIGLDGTVVIGDNSQVQDSAQLKDTVIGRNCTIEPGVRLSRCVIWDNVYIKKGSKLTDSVLCNNVSVGQGVVMEEGTIVADDTSIGEEVYIKRDVKIWPRKVIEGGSTVTGNLIWGERWKKSLFEGKMIKGLTNIELTPEFVAKLGCAYGTSLPKGSFVLVGRDASLSSRMLKRSFLGGILSAGVNVRDLRMVPLPVLRYKLRTFGEMGGVHFRQAMDDPASTEIVFLDGDGLDFSSSMGKNIERIFYKENFRRAHHMEPGGITELPQVFEFYREGFARAINLELVKKADFKLVIDFNHSPAGQTLPAILNDMGCEVIGINAYIDEERGAKKTEKKTESLQQLAKIVASLEAKAGFWLDPTAEEVILVDETGKIYEPSELLPLLVALALKSGVRGAFAVPVSAPSVIEQIASEKGSSVRRTKSAERAMIEAALSSEVIMAGSMDGRFAFPKFQAAFDGMFTIAKTVEMAAAAGIPLSRMLEDIPRRTFLQGKVPCVWEMKGGIMRKMSEDSLDKEATFIDGIKVHFGEDWVLVLPDQYNPFVHIVAEAKEQKVAQKLLDEYRKKVEKWKKELQ
- a CDS encoding Crp/Fnr family transcriptional regulator, translated to METIQILKKSLLFSGLDDEHLAEVAVIAIKRTFAKGESLFNDGDVANGFYLLAEGSMKLCKMSPDGREKVLHFVHAGETFAEAAFFGDGKYPAEAKAMEKGEALFFPREAFMGLLERNPRFSLNLIVSLSLLLRRFARQIEELSFADVPARLAAYLVEMAGKKSTTFQGKTYIDLDMKKGELASRLGTVSETLSRTFRKLKEEGLIEVEGGRVVVNDMERLKGLVGKQQ
- a CDS encoding GAF domain-containing sensor histidine kinase; amino-acid sequence: MDWECCWTKNEITPEECPYITEGEEDLYGSLQRRVVDKCMECPRFKNDLQRMKDLAYPLSEVLPHIISGYREQKARMASMASFVNRKTREIKFLHELNVVLQTSLDLDEVLSVAMTAITAGKGFGMNRAFLLMADKERQYLKGYLGVGPRNYEEAWQIWQDIDRTNNTLRAMARNFQRTKLSSEKVKFQDILEKLSVPLADEKHIFNRALRGKKPLLAENAFHNPDVDPGLARILGVDCFLVMPLISRKRRIGIIIADNCVTHKPITPQDMQSMETFAFPVAFALERASLYERLREEVTKQTAANVKLKEQQELIVKMEKMALVGKITSSIAHSIRNPLMIIGGFARSLLKSSAENDQKRSYLETIVQEAKQLEDVLAEVLNYSDSLFPAMDMWDVNQLVTAVYNELRERLMQRSIRSSLEPAADLPMVCIDYKQIAYCVRALIINAMELMTGGGEIWLKTALNGECVTVELSDDGPALSPEVREALTTPFVATQEMGTGSGLPLCRTILEKQGNELLIGDRRGGGTTYIIKLPITKGERVHG
- a CDS encoding NHL repeat-containing protein, which gives rise to MSSKIIKSLFFSLLTLLLASCGGGSGTGGSSTDAVYAVTAQRSIAVPVGNPVGFAFDNNDNIWIMSGVHNGSSHSLTCFNPNTGASLAYYVYQNLIEVLGTGVYGITWDGASIWISVAGNNNKLVQVDPSTGQIIRNMSSTSILGPTDLSWDGTNLWISSGTGEIDTINPSNGQRTHFLSRGDRDTGIAYHNGEVWVSNMFDKKIVVYDAVNKTIIDEITTIGLPTTSWDRRLEFHNNQLVVLTSAGIDFYSVTKK